The stretch of DNA CCCCCTCAGGTACGCCGGGGCCCAGTCCCGCACGCCCGGCTGGTGCGCCCGCTGGAGAATCCATCCCACCAGCCACACCCGCCGGGCGACCAGGAAGCAGTCCAGGTCCGACCAGACGGCGGACAGGCGTCGCGCCGAGGCGTATCCAGCCAGGAAGGCCGCGCGCAGAGCGGGAAAGTCCGGCCGATGCCGTACATGCACGAGCGTGGCCGCCGCGTCATAGGGAAAGGGTCCGAAGACGGCATCGTCGAAGTCGATGGGCACAGCCTGCCCGCCCTGCATGAGGTAGTTGCCCTGGTGCAGGTCCGCGTGGATCAGGCCCACCTCCCCAGCTTCACGCGCCCTGGCAAAAGCCTCACGGGCGACAGCCAGGCCCTCACAGAGCTGCGCGCGATCCCCGGAAGACAGGGGAGCCTGCCCTGCGAAGAACGCCTCGTCCCCCTCGAAGCCCAGCGTGGCCCGCCAGAGCGGGGCGGGGAGCCGGTAGGTGAGCGAGTGGGCATGGAGCTTCGCCATCAGCCGCCCCACCCTGTGCAGGTGTTCCGGAAGTGGCTGCTCACCCACGAACTCGCCGTCCGCCCACTCGAAGAGGGCGCAGAACCAGCGGGAACCCGGGGAGGCACCCTCGATTACCTGCAACACGTCTCCCCCGGGGGGAACGAGGGGCGCGGGCAGGGCCAGCGCGGTGTCCCGCCGCAGGGCGGTCAGCCAGGCCAGCTCGGCCCCGATCTCCTCCCGGGTGTAGCGGAAGGGCCGGTACAGGCGCAGTGCCCGGGGACCCGCCCCGGTATTCACCCGGAAGGTAACGTTCTCGGCGTGCCCGTACAGGTCGAGCGGGGCGTCGGACAGGCTGAAGGCCGCCAGCGCCCGGCGAGCCACCTGTTCCCAGCGGCCCACCTGCGCGGCGAACTCCCGGGCGGGTGTGGTGGTGATCTCGGTCATCCCCTTACCCTACCGGGCGCGGGAGACATGACCACAACGAGAAGGAGCGAGGCTTTCACCTCGCTCCCCTTCTGGCGGTCC from Deinococcus apachensis DSM 19763 encodes:
- a CDS encoding phosphotransferase enzyme family protein is translated as MTEITTTPAREFAAQVGRWEQVARRALAAFSLSDAPLDLYGHAENVTFRVNTGAGPRALRLYRPFRYTREEIGAELAWLTALRRDTALALPAPLVPPGGDVLQVIEGASPGSRWFCALFEWADGEFVGEQPLPEHLHRVGRLMAKLHAHSLTYRLPAPLWRATLGFEGDEAFFAGQAPLSSGDRAQLCEGLAVAREAFARAREAGEVGLIHADLHQGNYLMQGGQAVPIDFDDAVFGPFPYDAAATLVHVRHRPDFPALRAAFLAGYASARRLSAVWSDLDCFLVARRVWLVGWILQRAHQPGVRDWAPAYLRGHLDGLAEDLDACR